A genomic window from Quercus lobata isolate SW786 chromosome 10, ValleyOak3.0 Primary Assembly, whole genome shotgun sequence includes:
- the LOC115964975 gene encoding zinc finger MYM-type protein 1-like, whose amino-acid sequence MAIVIRFVDKDGFVRERFFGVVHVPDTTTLTLKDEIYTILSHHSLDIQDIRGRGYDCASNMRGEWNGLKALVSNDCPYAYYIHCFAHRLQLPLMAASKEVILVQSFFNRLSSIVNVVGASCKRTEQLKKAYVDQIAYFVEIGELEGRGLNQINTLQRVGDTRWGSHLRSISSLITDALCQALQCQSQDILNAMNFVSSTKALIQKFRDEEWDNLLTTVKSFCEARDIDVLDMNARYVKRGVELLNLSSALDPKEARESFRSIDILLLVSKFYSKDFTNQEMTLSKTEVDHYKHNVVRHPDFKKVSISTATTERAFSAMNIIKNKLCNKMEDDFLMDSMILYIE is encoded by the exons ATGGCTATTGTTATAAGATTTGTAGACAAAGATGGTTTTGTTCGAGAACGTTTTTTCGGGGTAGTTCATGTCCCCGATACTAcgacattaaccctaaaagatGAAATATATACTATCTTATCACATCATAGTCTGGATATTCAAGATATTCGAGGGCGAGGATATGATTGTGCAAGTAATATGCGAGGTGAGTGGAATGGATTAAAAGCTTTAGTTTCAAATGATTGTCCATATGCTTATTACATTCATTGTTTTGCACATCGCTTGCAATTACCATTAATGGCAGCATCAAAAGAAGTTATTCTTGttcaaagtttttttaatagattatcaTCTATTGTCAATGTTGTTGGTGCTTCATGCAAGCGTACTGAGCAACTAAAAAAAGCTTATGTTGATCAAATTgcatattttgttgaaattggtGAGCTTGAAGGAAGAGGACTTAATCAGATTAACACATTACAACGGGTTGGAGATACTCGTTGGGGTTCTCACTTGAGATCGATTTCTAGCTTG ATCACTGATGCActttgtcaagctttgcaaTGTCAGTctcaagacattttaaatgCGATGAATTTTGTTTCATCCACTAAAGCACTTATTCAAAAATTCAGAGATGAAGAGTGGGATAATTTACTTACCACTGTAAAATCATTTTGTGAGGCACGTGACATAGATGTCCTAGATATGAATGCTCGTTATGTTAAGAGAGGAG TGGAATTGCTTAATCTTAGTTCAGCTCTTGATCCTAAAGAGGCACGTGAGTCCTTTAGAAGTATAGACATTTTGTTGTTAGTGAGCAAGTTTTATTCGAAAGACTTCACAAATCAAGAAATGACACTTTCAAAAACAGAAGTTGATCATTATAAGCACAATGTAGTTCGGCATCCGGACTTCAAGAAGGTATCAA TTTCTACTGCAACTACAGAGCGAGCATTTTCAGCCATGAATATTATCAAGAATAAGCTTTGCAACAAGATGGAAGATGATTTTCTAATGGACTCTATGATTTTGTATATTGAGTAG